The genomic window AGAAGTAAAATGATTTTCTATTTTACTGCGGATGGACGCATTGATTTCCGTGAATTGGTCAAAGACCTGGCCGCTATATTCAGGACTAGAATCGAATTACGCCAGATTGGTGTAAGAGATGAAGCCAAGATTCTTGGTGGAATTGGTCCTTGTGGTCGCCAGCTTTGTTGTTCTACTTTCTTAGGTGATTTTGTTCCCGTTTCTATTAAAATGGCAAAGGATCAAGGTCTATCGTTGAACCCAATCAAGATTTCCGGCTTATGTGGCCGCTTGATGTGTTGTCTGAAATATGAAAACGATGAATACGAAGCAGCGAAAAAAGAACTGCCTGATTATGGAAAAGAGGTTGTGACACCGGATGGCAAAGGAAAGGTTATTGGCTTGAACCTTCTGAGTCGGATTGTCAGAGTTCGTTTGTTTGGCCGCGAAACACCAGTCGAATATGAGTACGAAGAAATAAAGGAAGCGATGCAACAAGCTGCTGCAGAGAAGGGTGATTGATATGGATAAACGATCCCTGTATGACGGTTTTAGTTCATTGGAAGTGGAGTTAAGAGAAACCTTACTTCGCTTAGCTGAAATGAAAGAAGGACTTCATGAGCTTGTTGAAAAGAATACAACATTGGAGATTGAAAATCAGCGACTAAGAGAACATCTGCAGGAATTGAACCAGCTTTCGCAAGAATCTGAGGATTCTTCCAAGCAGGAATTATCAAAATCGCGTATGAATCTTGAAAAATTGTATGAAGAGGGCTTCCATGTATGTAATATTTTATACGGCTCTCGCAGAGAAAATGACGAGGAATGTGCGTTTTGTCTGGATGTTATTTACGGAGAACGTACGAGATAACCAATAGTAAAAAATCGGGACAGAAGCATTGTGCTTCAAGAAATAAAGCAGAATAGCCAAAATTTATTTCATATATATTTCGGTGTTCAACTTATTTCTTGGAGGCAGCTTCTGTTCTTTTGTTTGTAATGAAGGAATAGAACAGGAGGGTAATGATGCAGAAGCAAAAGAGCTATATAGATGGGATTCAAGGAAAGTTATACTTAGTACCGACGCCAATAGGGAATCTTGAAGATATGACATTTCGCTGTATTCGTCAGCTCAAAGAAGCAGATCTAATTGCTAGTGAAGACACACGAAACACCAAGAAATTATTGACGCATTTTGACATTGAAACGCCTCAGATCAGCTTCCATGAGCATAATTATAAAGAGCGAATCCCCCAATTGATTGAACGACTAAATAATGGCGAAACGCTTGCACAGGTCAGTGATGCAGGGATGCCTTCGATTAGCGATCCCGGACATGAATTAGTTCTTGCTTGTATTAAAAGTGACATTGATGTGATTGCATTACCTGGAGCGTCAGCCGGGATTACCGCATTGATTGCATCAGGGATTCTTCCTCAGCCATTTACCTTTTATGGGTTCTTACCGAGAAAGGCGAAAGAGCAGCAAGCTATTTTTGAAGAAATCAGCCAGTTGCCTCCAACTCAGATTTTTTATGAATCGCCGCATAGAGTAGCGGCAACACTGAAAAATATGATGCCTATTTATGGGGAAGAAAGACAGGCTGTGCTGTGTCGAGAATTAACAAAGCTACATGAAGAATATTTGCGTGGTACGATTGCAGAGCTAGTGACTTATCTTGCAGAGCATACAATCAAAGGGGAATGCTGCTTGATTATTTCTGGTGGTCAACCGGAAAATGAGCCAATCTCATTTCCTGACTCGATTATCGAACATGTGGATCAGCTGATTGCTACGGGTATGACTTCAAAAGAGGCAATTAAGGAAGCTGCCAAAGTGCGAGGCGTAAAAAAACAGGAAGTGTATAAGGTCTATCATACAGAGTGAACTTTGCATAGGTACAAAGGAAAAGGCATGCTTCAAGTGAACAACTCAACGAATGAATAGAAGGAGATCTTTGATTGGCTAGGGAAGCTTAATCAGAGGTCTTCTTTTGACTATTAGGGTTTGTAAGAATGTAAAGTGAAGAAATCCCGATAGAGCGATTGATGGATAGTTTTTTTATAATATAAGGGTCTTGCTTTAGGAGTTTTCTTAGCTTTTACATCTATAACTCATTTCTTAAATCATGCGAATGTTAGTTTATATCACGTGAATAGTCATTAAATTCAGAAAATTTTGAAAAATAAATGGTTTTCTCTAGTGGTTATACAAAAAATATGTTAGGATATCTAACATAATCAAAGTGAAGGTTGATTATAAATTGAAATTGGAGGGATCGGGCAATGGATATGGCAAGCGTAGCATTTATTATTATTTGTACAGCAATGGTGTTTTTAATGACTCCTGCACTGGCATTCTTTTATGGAGGGCTGGAAAGAAGAAAAAATATTCTTAATACCATGATGATGGTCATTTGTGTAATGGGGTTAGCTTCTGTTTTATGGATTGGGTTAGGCTATTCCTTATCTTTCAGTGGAGAGGAATCGTTTGTTGGGAATTTTGATAAGCTCTTTTTTAACAATGTTTCAATGACAGAAGGAGAAGGAATTCCAGAAGGGCTGTTTGCGGCATTTCAAATGATGTTTGCATTGATCACAACAGCAATTATTACTGGCTCTGTCGTTGGAAGAATGCGTTTCTCAGCTATTTTTCTTTTTATCGCTATTTGGTCAATCGTCGTATATTATCCGATGGCTCATATGGTTTGGGGGGGCGGATTTTTAGATGCGATTGGCTCCGTCGATTTTGCCGGAGGAAATGTTGTCCATATCAGCTCCGGGATATCCGGTTTGGTATTAGCAATTGTATTGGGCAGACGACGTGAATATAGACAAACAGAGTATCGTCCGCATAATATTCCTTTTGTTGTTTTAGGTGCGGGTTTGTTGTGGTTCGGCTGGTTTGGCTTCAACGCAGGTTCAGCCTTAGCACCAAATGGATTAGCCGTTCATGCGTTGTTGACCACAAATACAGCAGCTGCAAGTGCAATGCTTTCTTGGATGTTGATTGAAAAGCTGATCAATGGAAAACCGACTGTTGTTGGGGCATGTACCGGTGCTGTTGTCGGTCTGGTCGCGATTACACCTGGTGCAGGCTTTGTTTCTCTTTGGAGTTCACTGGTAATCGGTGCTTTAGTCAGTCCATTTTGCTACTATTTTATCTCTGTTATCAAGCATCGGTTTGGCTTCGATGACGCGTTGGATGCTTTTGGTTGCCATGGTATAGGTGGGATATTCGGCGGCATCATGACGGGTGTTTTTGCAGATGCTTCTGTTGGTGGTAAGACAGGCTTGATTTATGGAGAAACACAACTTTTTATTGCTCAGTTGGAAAGCATCTTGTTTACACTCGTATTTGCAGGTCTGGCAAGTTTTATTATCATTAAGGCAATTCAATTAGTTATGCCAATTCGGGTGACACCGAAAGAAGAAGCGCTTGGAATGGACCGGATCGAGCATGATGAGACGGCGTACCCGACCTTTATGGGGTTGGATTCGTAGAAAGGACTTAACACAGCACTTTTTTGGAGAACGACTATTGAATGGAGCGTTGTGATAGAGAAGTATTCACTCATGACAAGCTCAGACAGAAAAGAGGGAAACAATGAAAAAAATAGAGGCGATTATTCAGCAAGATATGCTGGAGGAATTAAAGGATGCAATCGATCGTGAAGTGGAAATCAGCGGCATGACAGTGATGCAGGTTTTAGGCTGTGGGAAGCAAAAAGGCCTGAAAGAATATGTGCGTGGACAAGAAGTTATTACCACCCTTTTGCCGAAAGTGATGGTCAGTTTCATAGTAAAGGATGAGCAAGTGGAGGATATTATCGCGCGTATTCTGGATATTTGCCAGACAGAGGAAGTCGGTGATGGGAAAATATTTGTATACCCTATTGAAGAAGCTGTCCGAATTCGTACGAGAGAACGTGGAACTCAAGCGATTTGAGTCTATAGAAAATTTGCTATATAAGAGATGTTGATCAAGACGAAGAGTAATTGTAGAGCAGCTATCATGTGTTAAAACTAAATATATAAATACCCTTATTTCTTATCTAACTGTCGAACAAACAGGAATCGTCAGTTGAGTAAGAAATAAGGTTTTTTTATTAGGTATTTCAATTTTGTGAAAAAAAACATAAAATTCAGATAGACTTTTTGGATGAAATAATGTAAATTTAAGATTGAATAATTGTTTTTTAGGAGGATGAAACATGGGGATGAAAAAGTGGTTAGTGATGATTGTTTGTTTATTGGGGACAGCAGTTAGTCTAGATACATTGGAAACAGAGGCGGCTGCAAACAATACAATCACAGGTTCTGTATATCATGATATCAATGGAAATGGTGTACAAGAGTTAAGTAAATTGGAAGTTGGGTTGGCAGAGCAAAAAGTAGTGCTTTATCAGAATTTGGAGGATGCTCAAAATAGCCGAAATATGTTACGAACAGTTACAACCAACGGATTAGGCATATTCAGCTTTTCCAAGCTTGAAAAAGGCAGCTATTATTTACGCTATGATCAAAACGAAGGATACACTCCGACAATATCTGAAAACAATGTAAGTGATGCGTATGGTCAAAGGATTCCGGGAATCGTTCAGGTCAATGTGGATAAAAAACTACAATTGGTTTATACGACAAAGCTATCGTTGAGAAGAGCGACTTCTTTGAACATCCTGCCATTTGGCGATGTCAACTGGGATGGTGTGATGAATGCAGATGAGGAAATCGTCAATGGAAAAACAATGATTATTTTAGATCTTAGACGTCTATCTAATGTATTGAAGTCAGGTGAATTGGCTTCTATTGATCTTCCTTCATTATTGTTGAATGCTGTTAATGGAAACGTTGATATTGCAAATTCGATATATTTGAGAACAACAAAAAATGGAGAAATCATCAATATGCCTGATGTTGAATCTGGGTTTTATGTGATGATTCGTTCACCATTTAATTTAACGTTATCAGGAATGTTGGAAAATACAGCCAAGATTTCCGCAATTTTGGATATCATTCAAGGGAAGGATATTACTGGTATTTTGGATCATCCGGAATTGGTTTCAACTGGAGATATCGATACAAATTCTGATAATCGATATATCAAGTTATTGGCACAGCTCTTGCCGCAAATTGCGAATGAGTTTGATAAAATTGATTATGCTTCCTTATTAGGTGAAGAAAATGCAGCGACGATTTATGAATCGACAGAAAAATTACGAAAACTCGGCCATTTGATCGATCAGCTGCCAGCAACACGTTTTGTCAAAGTCAATTACTTTGGGCATGCGTATGACCTGACAGGATTGCAATTCAAGAAAACAAACCAATTTTTCTTTGGTATCAAAGAATATGCAGCAATTACAGGTCAAGTATTTACAGATACGAACTTGGATGGGAAAAAAGGAACCCTTGAATTTTTGAAAGCTGTAACAGTAACGGCTTATGATGAAAGTGGAACTATTTTAGCGCAGACAACATCTCCCGGATTACTTGGCGAATATAAATTAGACAAATTGCCTTATGGTCAACCGATCTATCTAGGTGTTTCTGAAAGTGCTCCGGTGTATCCGGAAGTAGTTGATGGTAAACCGCAAGCATTGGCTGATAAGAAAATAGCCGCAGTCTATGAGTTTGGACGAACAGATAATGTGACGACGATTTCGCAAAATATCGGTATTGCTTCATTATCGGATATCACGGTAAGTGTGAAAACGAGAGACGAAGCGAAAAACACTGCTACATTGACGTTTTCTAACAAGAATAGTGCGGCAGTGACGGTAAATTATGAGGTGAATAACGAGGCTGCTGGATCGTTTGATATAAAGGCAAAAGGGTTATTTGCAAAAGAAGCGGTCTACAATTTACCCTTGGATTCATTGAAAGCTATCGGTGAAAATCAATTGAAGGCGAAGTGGACTGTTGGAATTTATCAAGGTTCGTTGAAGCTGTTAGACTTCTAAAAGAACAAGCTGAAGAGTGCAATAGACTTGTGGATTATTGCTTAATGAACGGAGAATTACCGTGAGGCACACCAGCTTTGTTAAAGACAAAATGCTTTTTGAATAGCTTTTAGTTAGTGGAGTATGGGCCTGTGTGACCTATACTCTGCTTTTTTATTTATAACTAATTGTAATTCTTGGACTAAATCATTATAGATGTTCCATAATTTCAGTCTTATTGTACGTAAGCTGTTCAAGCTCATTCCGCCTTTCGTGATGCTCATAGTTAAAGTTCGACTAGATTGAATATGAACAAATGTTCGTTTATAATAGAAGGTAAGGGAGGCAGGAAAGATGAGTGAATTGCGATTTCCATTAAAAAAAGATACGTCAAGAAAAATTA from Enterococcus sp. 9E7_DIV0242 includes these protein-coding regions:
- a CDS encoding SdrD B-like domain-containing protein produces the protein MGMKKWLVMIVCLLGTAVSLDTLETEAAANNTITGSVYHDINGNGVQELSKLEVGLAEQKVVLYQNLEDAQNSRNMLRTVTTNGLGIFSFSKLEKGSYYLRYDQNEGYTPTISENNVSDAYGQRIPGIVQVNVDKKLQLVYTTKLSLRRATSLNILPFGDVNWDGVMNADEEIVNGKTMIILDLRRLSNVLKSGELASIDLPSLLLNAVNGNVDIANSIYLRTTKNGEIINMPDVESGFYVMIRSPFNLTLSGMLENTAKISAILDIIQGKDITGILDHPELVSTGDIDTNSDNRYIKLLAQLLPQIANEFDKIDYASLLGEENAATIYESTEKLRKLGHLIDQLPATRFVKVNYFGHAYDLTGLQFKKTNQFFFGIKEYAAITGQVFTDTNLDGKKGTLEFLKAVTVTAYDESGTILAQTTSPGLLGEYKLDKLPYGQPIYLGVSESAPVYPEVVDGKPQALADKKIAAVYEFGRTDNVTTISQNIGIASLSDITVSVKTRDEAKNTATLTFSNKNSAAVTVNYEVNNEAAGSFDIKAKGLFAKEAVYNLPLDSLKAIGENQLKAKWTVGIYQGSLKLLDF
- a CDS encoding PSP1 domain-containing protein codes for the protein MVEVVGVRFRDAGHIYYFSPGKAEYVYEEKVLVESQQSKQIATVAIPKKSIDPEDLPEELKPILNKATSKDLEKEQKNVEDAAAAFSTAKEKISEHQLEMKLIRVEYTFDRSKMIFYFTADGRIDFRELVKDLAAIFRTRIELRQIGVRDEAKILGGIGPCGRQLCCSTFLGDFVPVSIKMAKDQGLSLNPIKISGLCGRLMCCLKYENDEYEAAKKELPDYGKEVVTPDGKGKVIGLNLLSRIVRVRLFGRETPVEYEYEEIKEAMQQAAAEKGD
- a CDS encoding ammonium transporter, encoding MDMASVAFIIICTAMVFLMTPALAFFYGGLERRKNILNTMMMVICVMGLASVLWIGLGYSLSFSGEESFVGNFDKLFFNNVSMTEGEGIPEGLFAAFQMMFALITTAIITGSVVGRMRFSAIFLFIAIWSIVVYYPMAHMVWGGGFLDAIGSVDFAGGNVVHISSGISGLVLAIVLGRRREYRQTEYRPHNIPFVVLGAGLLWFGWFGFNAGSALAPNGLAVHALLTTNTAAASAMLSWMLIEKLINGKPTVVGACTGAVVGLVAITPGAGFVSLWSSLVIGALVSPFCYYFISVIKHRFGFDDALDAFGCHGIGGIFGGIMTGVFADASVGGKTGLIYGETQLFIAQLESILFTLVFAGLASFIIIKAIQLVMPIRVTPKEEALGMDRIEHDETAYPTFMGLDS
- a CDS encoding P-II family nitrogen regulator, with the protein product MKKIEAIIQQDMLEELKDAIDREVEISGMTVMQVLGCGKQKGLKEYVRGQEVITTLLPKVMVSFIVKDEQVEDIIARILDICQTEEVGDGKIFVYPIEEAVRIRTRERGTQAI
- the rsmI gene encoding 16S rRNA (cytidine(1402)-2'-O)-methyltransferase, which codes for MQKQKSYIDGIQGKLYLVPTPIGNLEDMTFRCIRQLKEADLIASEDTRNTKKLLTHFDIETPQISFHEHNYKERIPQLIERLNNGETLAQVSDAGMPSISDPGHELVLACIKSDIDVIALPGASAGITALIASGILPQPFTFYGFLPRKAKEQQAIFEEISQLPPTQIFYESPHRVAATLKNMMPIYGEERQAVLCRELTKLHEEYLRGTIAELVTYLAEHTIKGECCLIISGGQPENEPISFPDSIIEHVDQLIATGMTSKEAIKEAAKVRGVKKQEVYKVYHTE
- a CDS encoding DNA replication initiation control protein YabA, whose product is MDKRSLYDGFSSLEVELRETLLRLAEMKEGLHELVEKNTTLEIENQRLREHLQELNQLSQESEDSSKQELSKSRMNLEKLYEEGFHVCNILYGSRRENDEECAFCLDVIYGERTR